A stretch of DNA from Arthrobacter jiangjiafuii:
CAGATCTGGCGCGGCGGGCTGGGTATCTGGGGTGCGGTGGCCCTCGGTGCCGTGGGCGCCTGGATCGGCTGCCGGCGCGCGGGCATCAAGCTTTCCACCTACGCCGACGTCGGAGTCCCGGGGCTGCTGCTGGCGCAGGCTGTGGGCCGCTGGGGCAACTGGTTCAACCAGGAGCTCTTTGGCGCCCCCACCGACGTGCCGTGGGGCCTGGAAATCGACGCCAACAACGCCAACTTCCCGGACGGAACCGCACCGGGCACGCTCTTCCACCCCACCTTCCTCTACGAGTCGCTGTGGTGCCTGGCCGGGGTAGTCCTGCTGCTGGCCCTGGACAAGCGGTTCAAGCTGCGCGGTGGGCGGCTGTTCTGGATCTACGCCGCTTTCTACACCCTTGGCCGGCTCTGGATCGAAATCCTGCGCATCGACGACGCCGAAATGGTTACGCTCTTCGGCGTCACACAACGGCTCAATGTCTGGACCAGTGTCCTGCTCTTTGTCATCTCCATCGGCATGTTCATATTCCTGACAATCCGGGCCAAGAAGGATACAAACACGTCCCTTTACCTGCCCGGCCGGGAACCTGAGGCTGAAACCGGACCGACGCCCGAAGATCACAGGAACGAAACAGATGAGCAGAATTCGGCTCCGGTATCATCTGCGTCACAGCCGCGTGCTAATCTCGCAGAGACAAAAAACGAGGACGTCAATCCTCGCAAGCCCGGTACTCCGGGTACTGCCAAGTAGCACCGGCCGGGTTACCCTCCCGGCGGGTGCTCATGCCACGTAGATGTGGCAGCCCGAAGAGCCGGCACGGGGACAACCCGGCGCCCCTCTTCGTGAAGTACTGAAGTACACCGCGGAACGTTCCTCTCGTCCGCCGTGGGGCCAGCGCCGTCCCCTCCCACCGCTCGATCAGGGGGAAGGACTCTCTCATGACTGAACTGTTTCCGCCCGGCGGAGATTCCGCCGTTTCGCCGTTCACCCGCTTTGCCGCGTTTCCGCCGGACTCCGGGCTGTACCGTGCCGAGAACGAAAAAGACGCCTGCGGCCTTGCCGTCATCGCCACACTGCGCGGAGAACCGGGCCACGACATTGTCGACGCTGCCCTGACCGCACTGCGCAACCTTGAACACCGCGGGGCCGTGGGCGCCGATGAAGGCACCGGCGACGGCGCCGGCCTGCTCACCCAGGTCCCCGACGAATTCTTCCGGGCCGTCACCGGCTTCGAACTGCCCGCCCCCGGCACATACGCCGTCGGCACCGCCTTCCTGCCCACCGAGGGCCGGGAACAGGACACCGCCCGCGCCGGCGTGGAGGCCATCGCCGAATCCGAGGGCCTGACCGTCCTGGGCTGGCGCGAGGTGCCGATCGTCGCCGACCTGGTCGGCGCCATGTCCCGGGCCTGCATGCCGTACTTCGTCCAGGTCTTCCTGGCACCGGCCGACGGCGACGCCTCCGACCTGGACGCCCGCGCCTTCCGCGTGCGGAAGCGCTCCCAGAACAAGTTCGGCGTGTACTTCCCCTCGCTGTCCTCCAAGACCATGGTCTACAAGGGCATGCTCACCACCGCGCAGCTGGAGCCGTTCTATCCGGACCTGTCCGACCCGCGGTTCAAGACCCGGCTGGGCATTGTGCACTCCCGCTTCTCCACCAACACCTTCCCGTCCTGGCCGCTGGCCCAGCCGTTCCGCGCCATCGCCCACAACGGCGAGATCAACACGGTCAAGGGCAACCGCAACTGGATGCGCGCACGGCAGTCCCAGCTGAAGAACCCGCTGCTGGGGGAGACCCCGGAAGAGCTGTACCCGATCTGCACCCCTGGCGCGTCCGACTCGGCATCCTTCGACGAGGTCGCCGAGCTGCTGATGCTCTCGGGCCGGCCGATCACCCACGCCATCATGATGATGATCCCCGAGGCCTGGGAAAACCACGCCACCATGGATCCGGCCCGCCGCGCCTTCTACCAGTACCACTCCATGCTGATGGAGCCGTGGGACGGACCCGCCGCGGTGTCCTTCACCGACGGCACCCAGGTCGGAGCGGTCCTGGACCGCAACGGCCTGCGCCCGGCCCGCTACTGGGTGATGGAAGACGGCCTGGTGGTGCTCGCCTCCGAGGTGGGCGTGGTGGACATCGACCCCGCGAAGGTGGTCCGCAAGGGCCGCGTCTCCCCGGGCAAGATGTTCCTGGTCGACACCGAGGCCGGCCGCCTCATCGAAGACGCCGAAATCAAGGCCGAAATGGCCGCCGCGAATCCGTGGGCGGACTGGGTGAAGGAAAACCAGGTCTCCCTGGAGGAACTGCCCGAGCGCGAACACGTGCTGCACACCAAGGCCTCCATCAACCGGCGCCAGCGGACCTTCGGCTACACGCAGGAGGAACTGCGCATCCTGCTCGGCCCGATGGCCCGCACCGGCGCCGAACCCCTGGGCGCCATGGGCTCGGACACCCCGATTGCCGTGCTGTCCCAGCGCCCGCGGCTGCTCTTTGACTACTTTGTGCAGTCCTTCGCGCAGGTCACCAACCCGCCGCTGGATTCCATCCGCGAGGAACTGGTCACCTCCATGCGCGCCTCCATCGGTCCGGTGGGGAACCTGCTGGCCACCGGCCAGGTGCGCAACCACCAGATCGCCCTGAACTTCCCGGTGATCAACAACGACCAGCTCGCCAAGATCAGCAAGCTGACCAACGCCGACGGCGAGAAGGTCTCGCTGAAGGTCCGCGGCCTGTACCGGCCGCAGGGCGGCGAGGCGGAACTGCGCGCCCGGATCGCGGAAATCTGCGAGAAGGTCTCCGGCGCCGTGAACCGCGGGGTCGAGTACATCGTGCTCTCGGACCGCGACTCCACTGCGCAGTGGGCGCCGATCCCGTCGCTGCTGCTGCTCTCCGCCGTGCACCACCACCTGCTCAAGAGCGCCAACCGCACCAAGATCTCGCTGCTGGTCGAAGCCGGCGACGTCCGCGAGGTGCACCACGTCGCCGTGCTGATGGGTTACGGCGCCTCCGCCGTGAACCCGTACCTGGCGATGGAGAGCTGCGAGGAACTGGTCCGCAACGGCGACATCACCGGCGTCAGCCGTGAAGAGGCCGTGGCCAACCTGATCAAGGGCCTGGGCAAGGGCGTCCTGAAGATCATGTCCAAGATGGGCATCTCCACCGTGGCCTCCTACTGCGGCGCCCAGACCTTCGAAGCCCTGGGCCTGGGCCAGGAGCTGGTGGACGAGTTCTTCCACGGCACCCAGTCCCAGCTCGGCGGCGTCGGCCTGGATGTCATTGCCGCCGAAGCCGCCGCCCGGCACGCCAGTGCCTACCCCGACGACGAAATCGAGGATCCGCACCGGCCGCTGGAAAACGGCGGCGAATACCAGTGGCGCCGCGAAGGCCCGCCGCACCTGTTCAACCCCGAAACCGTGTTCCGGCTGCAGCACGCCACCCGCGAACGCCGCTACGACGTGTTCAAGGCCTACACCAACGGCGTGGATGACCAGTCCAAGTCGCTGATGACCCTGCGCGGCCTGCTCGAATTCAACACCGCCGGCCGCACCCCGGTGCCGATCGACGAGGTGGAGCCGGTCTCCAGCATCGTCAAGCGCTTCTCCACCGGCGCGATGAGCTACGGCTCCATCTCGCAGGAGGCGCACGAGACCCTGGCCATCGCCATGAACCGGCTGGGCGCCAAGTCCAATACCGGCGAGGGCGGCGAGGATGTGGAGCGGCTGCTCGATCCCGAACGCCGTTCGGCGATCAAGCAGGTCGCCTCCGGGCGCTTCGGTGTCACCAGTCTGTACCTGACCAACGCCGACGACATCCAGATCAAGATGGCCCAGGGCGCCAAGCCCGGCGAGGGCGGCCAGCTGATGGCGCAGAAGGTTTACCCGTGGGTGGCCCGCACCCGGCACTCCACGCCCGGCGTCGGACTCATTTCCCCGCCGCCGCACCACGACATCTACTCCATCGAGGACCTCGCCCAGCTGATCTACGACCTGAAGCGCTCGAATCCCAGCGCCCGGGTCCACGTCAAGCTGGTCTCCGAGGCCGGAATCGGCACCGTGGCCGCCGGCGTGACCAAGGCCAAGGCCGACGTCGTGCTCGTTTCCGGGCACGACGGCGGCACCGGCGCCTCGCCGCTGAACTCGCTCAAGCACGCCGGCGCCCCGTGGGAACTCGGCCTGGCCGAAACCCAGCAGACACTGATGCTCAACGGCCTGCGCGACCGCGTGGTGGTGCAGGTGGACGGGCAGCTCAAGACCGGGCGCGACGTCGTGATCGCCGCGCTGCTTGGCGGCGAGGAGTTCGGTTTCGCCACCGCTCCGCTGGTGGTTTCGGGCTGCATCATGATGCGCGTCTGCCACCTGGACACCTGTCCGGTCGGCGTGGCGACGCAGAACCCCGAACTGCGGGCCCGGTTCTCCGGCAAGCCCGAGTTCGTGGTGAACTTCTTCGAGTTCATTGCCGAGGAGATCCGCGAAATCCTGGCCGAACTCGGGTTCCGGAGCCTGGAAGAGGCCATCGGCCACACCGAACTGCTGGACACCAAGGCGGCGATCGAGCATTGGAAGGCCGACGGCCTGGACCTGGAACCGATCCTGCGCGGGCCCGACGTCGTCGAGGCAGGCGCACCAATGCGCAACATGGTGCCGCAGAACCACGACCTGGACTCGCACTTCGATAACAAGCTGATCGAAATGAGCGCCGACGCGCTGTCCAACCGGAACCCGGTGCGCATCACCCTGGACGTGGTGAACACCGACCGCTCGGTGGGCACCATGCTGGGGCACACCGTGACCAAGACGTTCGGCGTCGACACCCTGGCCACCGACACCATCGACGTGACCCTCACCGGCCAGGCCGGACAGTCCCTCGGCGCGTTCCTGCCGGCCGGCATCACGCTGCGCCTGCTCGGGGACTCCAACGACTACGTGGGCAAGGGCCTGTCCGGCGGCCGGATCACGGTCCGCCCGGACCGCGCCAACGTGTTCGACGCCGCGCGGAACGTCATTGCCGGCAACGTGATCGGTTACGGCGCCACCAGCGGCGAGATGTTCCTGCGCGGCCAGGTGGGCGAACGCTTCCTGGTCCGCAACTCCGGGGCCACCGCCGTCGTCGAAGGCATCGGCGACCACGGCTGCGAGTACATGACCGGGGGACAGGCACTGATCCTGGGCCCCACCGGCCGCAACTTCGGCGCCGGCATGTCCGGCGGCACCGCCTACCTGCTGGACCTCAAGCCAGAGCGGATGAACAAGGACGCGCTGGAGAAGGGCGAACTGCGCCTGGAACCGCTGGACGCCGAGGACGCCGACATTGTCCGCGGCCTGCTGGTGCAGCACGTCGAAGAGACCGAATCCGCGCTGGCCGCCGCCCTGCTGGAGGATTTCGACGCAACTGCCCGCCGCATGACCAAAGTGCTGCCGCGTGACTACGCAGCGGTGCTGGATGCCCGCGCTTCCGCCGCCGAAGCGGGTCTTGACCCCGACGGCGCCGAAGCCTGGACCCGAATCTTGGAGGTAACCGGTGGCTGACCCACGCGGATTCTTGAAAGTACGCGAACGCCAGACCCAGCCGCGCCGGCCCGTACCCGTGCGCATCATGGACTGGAAAGAGGTCTACGAGGCCCAGGAAAAGGGTGTCCTGAAGGAACAGGCCGGACGCTGCATGGACTGCGGCATTCCGTTCTGCCACCAGGGCTGCCCGCTGGGGAACCTGATTCCGGAATGGAATGACCTGATGTACCGGCACAAGGGCCGCGAGGCCATTGAACGGCTGCACGCCACCAACAACTTCCCGGAGTTCACCGGACGGCTGTGCCCGGCTCCCTGCGAAGCCTCCTGCGTGCTGGGCATCAACCAGCCCGCGGTGACCATCAAGCAGGTTGAGGTTTCGATCATCGACCAGGCCTTCGACGAGAACTGGGTGACCCCGCACGCCCCCGAGCGGCTCACGGACAAGACGATCGCCGTCGTCGGCTCCGGACCGGCCGGCCTGGCCGTCGCCCAGCAGCTCACCCGCGCCGGACACACCGTGGCGGTCTATGAGCGTGACGACAAGATCGGCGGGCTGCTCCGCTACGGCATCCCCGACTTCAAGATGGAAAAGCTGCAGGTGGACCGCCGGCTGGACCAGATGCGCGCCGAGGGCACCCGGTTCCGCACCGGTGTCGAAGTGGGCCGGGACATCAGCTGGGAGCAGCTGCGGCGCCGGTATGACGCCGTCGTCGTCGCCACCGGCTCCACCGTTCCGCGCGACCTGCCGATCCCCGGCCGCGAGCTGGATGGCGTGCATTTCGCCATGGAATACCTGGTGCAGGCCAACCGCGTCGTGGCCGGCGAGCAGGTCAAGCGGCAGATCAACGCCGAGGGCAAGCACGTGATCATCCTCGGCGGCGGCGACACCGGCGCCGACTGCCTGGGCACCGCCCACCGCCAGCAGGCCGCGTCGGTGACCACGCTGGCGATCGGCAAGCAGCCGCCGGCCGAGCGCGCCGCGCACCAGCCGTGGCCGATGTACCCGACGCTGTTCGAAACCGCCAGCGCACACGAGGAAGGCGGGGAGCGGACCTACCTCGCGTCCACCGTGGAGTTCGTGGGGGAGAACGGGAAGCTGACCGGGGTGAAGATCGCCGAGACCGAGTTCGTGGACGGCCGGCGCGTGCCCAAGGCAGGCACCGAACGCGTGCTGCCGGCGGACCTGGTCTTCCTGGCCCTGGGCTTCACCGGCCCGGAACCGGCCGGGCTGGCCGAGCAGGTACAGGCCGAGTTCGACGAGCGCACCAACGTGGTCCGTGACGGCTACTACATGACAAAAACCCCCGGTGTCTTTGCCGCCGGGGATGCCGGCCGCGGGCAGTCCCTGATCGTGTGGGCGATCGCCGAGGGGCGGGCCTGCGCGGCGGCCGTGGACCAGTGGCTGATGGGCTCCACCCGCCTGCCCGCTCCGGTGGCGCCGAGCGACCGGGCGATTACGCCGCTGTAGGGGCAGGCCTGCAGGTGTTGTGACCAGGCGCCCCCGCCCCGGTCAGCAGTGCCCGGTTTCCCGGCCCCGGTTCCCCTCATCGAGGGCTTCGAGGGCCCGGGCTGTCAGCGCCTGCAGACCGGCCGTGTCATCGCCCATCCAAAGATCCATGGCGACGGCTGAGGCCGCCCAGGTGACCGCCACCTGCACCCGTGCCGTCAGCGGGTCTGTGTCTCCCGTGTGCGAGAGATAGTGGGCGGTGACTTCGGCCAGCATGGAATCGGCGTGTTCGGCGGAGCTGGCCCGCAGGCCGCGGTCCTCGGACATGAGGTGGTGCAGCATCCGGAAATATGTCCGCCGGGACTCGAAATCCGCCGCGGCCTGCAGCAGCGCCCGGCGCAGTGCGTCCCAGGGCCCGCCGTCTGTGCAGCGGGCGTGGAAATCGTCCAGCATCCCGTCCAACGCCAGCCGCGAGTTGTGGAAGAGGGCGGCATCCTTGGTGTCGAAGTAGCGGAAGAAGGTGCTGCGCGAAACACCGGCCGCGTCCACGATCTGATCCACGGTCACTGCGGCAAAGCCCTGTTCCGCGAATAGCCGTTGGGCCGTGTCCACCAGAAGCGCCTGAACCTGTGCCTTCTTGCGTTCCCGCAGCCCCGCGGGCGGACGGCTAGGGCACGACACGGTCTTGGGCACGGTTGATCCTGACGATCGGAGAGCTAGAGTTTCTGAAACTGGGTGTCACTTTTACCCCGCAGTGGCAATGAGGCTGTCTGCGGGATCCGGCTTCCCAGCCTACAAGGAGTCTTCGCATGCCTGTTGATATCACTCTTGGTACCCGTCCGCCCGTTCCCTCGCCGCTGTCGCCGGCAAGCATCGGACCCGTCCAGCTGCGCAACCGCATCATCAAGGCAGCAACGTCCGAAGGCCGGTCGCCCGACGGGCTTGTTACCCAGGACCTGATCGATTTCCATGTTGGCTTTGCCCGGGGCGGGGTGGGTATGACCACCGTCGCGTACTGCGCCGTCGGCCAGGAAGGCCGAAGCGCGCCGGGGCAGATCATCATGTCCGCCGAGGCCGTTCCGGGACTGCTGCGCCTCACGGATGCGGTGCATGCTGAGGGTGCAGCCATTTCGGCCCAGCTGGGCCACGCCGGCGTCGTAGCCAGCCGTGCCGTCACCGGCGTCGCCGCACTCTCGCCGAGTACCTTCGTCAACCCCACCTCGTTCCAGCTCTGCAAGGAGATCAGCCGGAGTCAGATGCGCGACGTCGTCGACCAGTTCCGTGACGCAGCGATCATCGCCGCCGACGCCGGGTTCGATGCCGTCGAGCTCCACTTCGGGCATCTGTACCTGCCCAGCTCATTCATGAGCCCTTGGATGAACAAGCGCAGGGACGAGTATGGAGGCAGTATTGAGAACCGCACCCGGTTTGCCCGGGAGATCGCCGGGGCGGTGAAGAATGCTGTCGGGGACAGGGTCGCCGTGATGGCGAAGATGAGCATGGATGACGGCATCAAGGGCAGTATCTGGCTCGACGAATCGCTGCAGTCGGCGCAGTTGCTGGACTCGGACAACGTGCTGGACGCCATAGAGCTGACCATGGGTTCTTCCGTGAAGAAGCAGATGTTCCTCTTCCGCGGTGACGTTCCGGTGGACGGAATGGCAGCGGTCATGAAGGAACCATTCAAGACCGGAGTGAAGGTCCTCGGCAAAAAGATCCTGGGGGAGTACCCGTACTACGACCTGTACATGCTTGAGGCCGCCCGGCAATTCCGGCCTGTCGTGCGCAATGCCAAGTTGATCCTGCTGGGCGGGATCAACAACATGGCCCATTTGGAGACCGCCATGGCAGAGGGATTCGAGTTCGCCGCCATGGGCCGGGCGCTGCTGCGCGAGCCGGACCTGATCAACCGGCTGGCTGAAGACTCGACCAAGCCCGGGCTCTGTATCCACTGCAACAAGTGCATGTTCACCGTCTACGGCCAGACCCACTGTGTGCTGGCAGAAGCCGTGTGAGAGAAAAAACACGGGCCGTAGTCTCCTTCATAGTCGGATGCTGCGGCCCGTCTCCATGCGCAATCGAGGCAGGGCGACTAGGCTGGAGTATATGAGACGCGCAAAAATTGTGGCCACTTTTGGCCCCGCAATCAACAGCTATGAAAACACCCTCGCGGTTCTGCGCGCAGGCGTGGACGTGGCCCGCATGAACATGAGCCACGGCGATCACGATGTGCACAAGTCGGTCTACGACAACGTGCGCCGTGCTTCCGAGGAACTTGGCAAGCCCGTCGGCATCTTCGCCGACCTGCAGGGCCCCAAGATCCGCCTGGGCCGTTTCATGGACGGTCCGCATTTCCTGAACAAGGGTGACGTCTTCACGATCACCATTGAGGACGTGCCCGGCACCAAGGACATTGTCTCCACCACGCACACCGGCCTGCCGAACGACGTCAACGTGGGGGACACCCTGCTCATTGACGACGGAAAGGTTGCCGTTCGCTGCACCGCCGTGGACGACGTCAAGGTTGTCACGGAAGTAACGGTTCCCGGCGCCGTGTCCAACAACAAGGGCCTGAACCTCCCGGGCGTTGCCGTGAGCGTTCCCGCCATGAGCGACAAAGACGAGGCCGACCTCCGCTGGGCGATCCGCACCGGCGTGGACATGGTTGCCCTGTCCTTCGTCCGCAATGCCGTCGACGTCCGCCGCGTCCACGAGATCATGGACGAGGAAGGCCGCCGCGTGCCGGTCATCGCCAAGATCGAGAAGCCGCAGGCCGTTGCAGCCATCGAGGAAATCATCGACGCGTTTGACGCGATCATGGTTGCCCGCGGCGATCTCGGCGTCGAACTGCCGCTGGAAGACGTCCCCCTGGTCCAGAAGAACGCCATTGAGCTGGCCCGCCGCTGGGCGAAGCCGGTCATCGTGGCCACCCAGGTCCTGGAATCCATGATCGAAAGCCCGCGCCCCACCCGCGCCGAGGCTTCCGACTGCGCCAACGCCGTCCTTGATGGTGCCGACGCCGTGATGCTCTCGGGCGAAACCTCAGTGGGTAAGTACCCGATCGAAACCGTGACCACCATGGCCCGGATCATCGAGTCCACCGAAGAGCACGGCCTGAACCGCGTGCCGGCCCTGGGCTCCAAGCCGCGCACCCGCGGCGGCGCCATTACCCGTGCAGCCGTGGAAATTGCCGACCAGCTGGATGCGAAGTTCGTCTGTACCTTCACCCAGTCCGGCGACTCCGCCCGCCGGCTTTCCCGCCTGCGCCCGAAGAAGCCGGTCCTGGCCTTCACCCCGGTGGAGCAGACCTACCGCTACATGAGCCTCTTCTGGGGAATCCAGCCGATGCTGGTCGAGTTCGCGGAGAACACCGACCAGATGACCGCCCAGGTGGACCGCACCCTGTTCGAGAACGACCTCGTGGAGCTGGACGACCTGGTGGTCATCGCCGCCGGTTCGCCTCCCGGACAGGCCGGATCCACCAACTCCATCAAGGTCCACAAGGTGGGGGATATCGCCGACGCCGGCCAGCGCCTTGAGGGGCAGATGCGGGTCAAGGAGAAGGTTGGCCCGTGGCCGATCAAGAGCGCCAACAAGGGCAAGGCCAAACCCATCTAAACCGGGTTTTTCCGGTGCGCTGAACCTGCGCACCACAGTCCTCGCGACATGAAGCTGCCCGGCCGGATCATCCGGCCGGGCAGCTTTTTCCCTTTTTGTTATCCGTTTCCATCCACTCATATCAAACTTTCTGGATATAACCCTGATTTCAAACCCAGGGGAGACTCGGGCCCCGATCTTAAGGAACCTAACTTCCCACCCCAAAACCGCCTGGACCGGAGGGGTCTGGGAGGCGGCCGGCGCCGCCGGCGTCCCATCTCACCCTTTGAGGGTGAGGTGCCCGGGACCAGCCGGAATTCATAATTGAGTGGTAGCTGCGTGGAATTCCGTCTGTCATGTGCCGGCGCTGGGGGAGGCTGTGGCCTGGCAGGAGATGCTCGTTTGAGCGCCGCGCCAACCGATGAAAGCAGGAGGCCTCCATGGAATTCTGGGACGACTTTTGGAGCATTATCTGGTGGGTATTTGCCGCCACGGTTTTCTTTGCCTACCTGATGGCATTGTTCGCGGTGATCAGCGACCTCTTCCGGGACCGCGGGATGAGCGGCTGGGGGAAGGCTGTCTGGCTGATCTTCCTGCTGTTCTTTCCCGTCCTTACCGTCCTCGTGTATCTCATTGCCCGCGGCAAGGGAATGAATGAGCGGGCGCAGGAAAGCGCCGAGGCGAGCAGGGAATCCACCGAGGCATACATTCGCCGGGTTGCCGGGGGAAGCCCCAGCGACGAAATTTCCAAGGCCAAGAATCTCCTGGACCAGGGAGCCATCACTCCGGACGAATTCGAAACGATCAAGCGCAGGGTGGTTCCCGCCTAAAGGTTCACCGCAGGACGGCGGGGCACCGTGCGTCCCTACAAAAGGCCATTATCGATGGCCTTGGAGACAGCCGCAGCTCGGCTGGTAACGCCGAGTTTCTGGTAGAGCGACCTGATATGGGTCTTCACGGTATTGGGGCTGAGCTGTTGCCTCGCGGCGATGCTCTGCACGGTTTGGTACTGCGGCAGCTCATGCAGGATTTCCTGCTCTTTGGGCGTGAGCAGCTCGAACAGGCTGCCGGGTGGCGAACCGTAGTCCCGGTCCCGGTTGGCAGGGGTTGGCCGGTGGGAATCGTACCCCAGATACATCCCCGGCAGCAGCGTGAGGGCAGCAGCCCAGCCTCCGGTGAGAGCCTGGACGATGTCCAGGTCCTGCTGGATGAGATGAATGCCGCGGGCGCCCAGAAAAGCGGCTGTTTCCGCCGTCGTGAAGGCCAGTTCCTGCGTGCCGTACGTGAGCGTCGCGCCGCCGGACGGTGAATCCGCTGCCGGGGGAGCGGGCCGGGACCGGGCGCCGTCGTTGTAGGGGAGTTGGGGCGGATGGCGTCCGGCGAGGACAAAACGGACATTCCACGGCCGGGAAGCAATCAGGGCGGCCAGCCACCGGCCGCCGTCTGCGGCGGTGTCCAGGCAGTGGATGTCGTCGATGAGTACCGTCAGCCGCCGGCCGTCAGGACCCGGCAGGATCCGGGTTAGTGCGGCGAGCAAGGGGGCGGGTCCGCCGACCGCGGGAAGGCTGATCCAAGCAGTGGTTTCGCCAGCGGACGCCAGCTCGGATGCCCACATGGCCAGGAGCGTTGTTTTGCCCGTGCCTGCAGCGGACCATACCTCGGTGGTTCCGGTGCCGGTGGCAGGTACCAGCCGTGGCCGGGATAGTTCGCGGCCCATGAGTGGCGGCGGATGAAGCAGGCCGGCGGGGGAGACGCACATAGTTCATTTTCTCCTGCAAGAGGTGCCCTAAATATAGGCGTCGCGTCCGGCGCCGCATAAGCCGGGGCGGGTCCCGGGCTTTCAAAACCGGGAAATCTGCAGGCGGCAGGCCGGCCCGGTCACGTTTCGGACCCAACCCCGCGCCGCTTCCGTATAACGCGCAAAGGCCCCGGCCGACGTCGTCGGGCAGGGCCTTTGCGGTATCTTGCGTTGTG
This window harbors:
- the pyk gene encoding pyruvate kinase; amino-acid sequence: MRRAKIVATFGPAINSYENTLAVLRAGVDVARMNMSHGDHDVHKSVYDNVRRASEELGKPVGIFADLQGPKIRLGRFMDGPHFLNKGDVFTITIEDVPGTKDIVSTTHTGLPNDVNVGDTLLIDDGKVAVRCTAVDDVKVVTEVTVPGAVSNNKGLNLPGVAVSVPAMSDKDEADLRWAIRTGVDMVALSFVRNAVDVRRVHEIMDEEGRRVPVIAKIEKPQAVAAIEEIIDAFDAIMVARGDLGVELPLEDVPLVQKNAIELARRWAKPVIVATQVLESMIESPRPTRAEASDCANAVLDGADAVMLSGETSVGKYPIETVTTMARIIESTEEHGLNRVPALGSKPRTRGGAITRAAVEIADQLDAKFVCTFTQSGDSARRLSRLRPKKPVLAFTPVEQTYRYMSLFWGIQPMLVEFAENTDQMTAQVDRTLFENDLVELDDLVVIAAGSPPGQAGSTNSIKVHKVGDIADAGQRLEGQMRVKEKVGPWPIKSANKGKAKPI
- a CDS encoding SHOCT domain-containing protein, producing MEFWDDFWSIIWWVFAATVFFAYLMALFAVISDLFRDRGMSGWGKAVWLIFLLFFPVLTVLVYLIARGKGMNERAQESAEASRESTEAYIRRVAGGSPSDEISKAKNLLDQGAITPDEFETIKRRVVPA
- a CDS encoding helix-turn-helix transcriptional regulator, giving the protein MCVSPAGLLHPPPLMGRELSRPRLVPATGTGTTEVWSAAGTGKTTLLAMWASELASAGETTAWISLPAVGGPAPLLAALTRILPGPDGRRLTVLIDDIHCLDTAADGGRWLAALIASRPWNVRFVLAGRHPPQLPYNDGARSRPAPPAADSPSGGATLTYGTQELAFTTAETAAFLGARGIHLIQQDLDIVQALTGGWAAALTLLPGMYLGYDSHRPTPANRDRDYGSPPGSLFELLTPKEQEILHELPQYQTVQSIAARQQLSPNTVKTHIRSLYQKLGVTSRAAAVSKAIDNGLL